The proteins below come from a single Plodia interpunctella isolate USDA-ARS_2022_Savannah chromosome 21, ilPloInte3.2, whole genome shotgun sequence genomic window:
- the LOC128679253 gene encoding protein ABHD18 isoform X1 — MSASKLDAVYRSILLTKFFTKGWGKPENLRRLFEFRKVVSNRDECFKLIDKDYPVTITKEECLSDCRFVEGFFMTPLEKFLPGIVPQIAQKAHFQALLPVHWPEPGVKPVCLHLAGTGDHFFWRRRNLMVKPLLKEAGIGGIILENPFYGLRKPTDQIRSSLHNVSDIFVMGGCLILESLVLFHWCERNGLGPLGVTGLSMGGHMASLAATNWPKPLVLVPCLSWSTASAVFLQGVMSQSINWDLLEDQYLSDGVYREKLSKMVTIVDEAFLAGKKFAQTYSQKDEGPDAKIVKPTIPVLNKKDNLDITYKESIGAHLTAQNIIDVTKKVEDMNTTVPHNAIKVDAIAQIEKLYVELKKLLDEGKISQTLYHKLTSNEKFKLHAEDIEDINKLNQEDVKELILRYKIESIKNDIPISVEAPIETTKKSTNIEQPEPQTKPINLEIEAKTVPKLAAATIALKKSDKRSWNVSDLTSDWIHLPFMKSSARKIDISKIHWRDREALQFMRGIMDECTHLSNFSVPYDTSLIIAVCAKHDAYVPREDVGTLEEIWPGAEVRYVDAGHVTAYILHQSLFRACIKEAFERSKRKWKDGKHVNWR, encoded by the exons ATGTCTGCAAGTAAACTAGATGCCGTCTATAGAAGTATTCTCTTAACCAAATTCTTTACTAAAGGATGGGGCAAACCAGAAAATTTGCGTAG GTTATTTGAGTTCCGAAAAGTGGTTTCTAATAGAGATGAATGCTTCAAATTAATAGACAAAGATTACCCTGTGACCATCACCAAG GAAGAATGTCTCTCCGATTGCCGATTTGTGGAAGGTTTCTTCATGACTCCTCTAGAAAAATTCCTGCCCGGTATAGTTCCTCAAATAGCCCAGAAAGCTCATTTCCAGGCCCTGCTCCCGGTGCACTGGCCTGAACCTGGAGTCAAACCAGTATGCTTGCACCTGGCAGGTACCGGTGATCAT tttTTCTGGCGGCGGAGAAACCTGATGGTGAAGCCACTTCTCAAAGAGGCGGGCATCGGCGGTATCATCCTGGAGAATCCATTCTATGGACTAAGGAAGCCCACCGACCAAAT ACGTTCGTCTCTCCACAACGTGTCCGACATTTTCGTGATGGGCGGGTGCCTCATTCTGGAGTCTCTGGTACTATTTCACTGGTGTGAGCGGAATGGCCTTGGTCCCCTCGGCGTCACGGGGCTTTCCATGGGCGGACAC ATGGCGTCCCTAGCAGCTACAAATTGGCCCAAGCCCCTCGTGTTGGTGCCGTGCCTTTCATGGTCTACAGCTTCAGCAGTTTTTCTACAG GGCGTAATGTCCCAATCAATAAACTGGGACCTTCTAGAAGACCAATACCTCTCAGACGGCGTCTACAGAGAAAAACTATCCAAAATGGTGACCATAGTCGACGAGGCTTTCCTAGCCGGCAAGAAATTCGCACAAACGTATTCCCAAAAAGACGAAGGCCCAGACGCAAAAATAGTTAAACCGACCATACCAGtgcttaataaaaaagataatctAGATATAACATATAAAGAGTCTATAGGTGCTCATCTGACAgctcaaaatataatagatgTAACGAAGAAAGTTGAAGACATGAACACAACTGTGCCCCACAACGCAATTAAAGTCGATGCAATAGCACAAATTGAGAAACTCTATGTGGAACTGAAGAAATTGCTTGATGAAGGCAAAATAAGCCAGACTTTATACCACAAGTTGACTTCGAATGAAAAGTTTAAGTTGCACGCTGAAGATATAGAGGATATAAACAAGTTAAACCAGGAGGATGTGAAAGAGTTGATACTCAGATATAAAATCG AAAGTATAAAGAATGACATACCTATTTCAGTAGAAGCTCCTATAgaaactacaaaaaaatccACGAATATCGAGCAGCCAGAACCACAGACAAAACCGATAAATTTGGAAATTGAAGCGAAGACAGTACCAAAGTTAGCCGCAGCGACGATTGCGTTGAAGAAATCGGACAAACGATCGTGGAATGTCTCAGATTTGACCTCGGATTGGATACATTTACCTTTCATGAAGTCGAGCGCGAGAAAGATAGATATAAGCAAGATTCATTGGAGAGATAGAGAGGCACTGCAGTTCATGAGGGGAATTATGGACGAGTGCACCCATCTGAGTAATTTTTCTGTGCCATACGACACTTCGTTAATTATAG CGGTGTGCGCGAAACATGACGCTTACGTGCCGCGGGAGGACGTGGGCACCCTGGAGGAGATCTGGCCCGGCGCGGAGGTGCGCTATGTGGACGCGGGCCACGTCACCGCCTACATACTACACCAGTCGCTCTTCAG AGCATGCATAAAAGAAGCATTCGAGCGATCAAAGAGGAAATGGAAAGATGGCAAGCACGTCAACTGGCGGTAA
- the LOC128679253 gene encoding protein ABHD18 isoform X3: protein MSASKLDAVYRSILLTKFFTKGWGKPENLRRLFEFRKVVSNRDECFKLIDKDYPVTITKEECLSDCRFVEGFFMTPLEKFLPGIVPQIAQKAHFQALLPVHWPEPGVKPVCLHLAGTGDHFFWRRRNLMVKPLLKEAGIGGIILENPFYGLRKPTDQIRSSLHNVSDIFVMGGCLILESLVLFHWCERNGLGPLGVTGLSMGGHMASLAATNWPKPLVLVPCLSWSTASAVFLQGVMSQSINWDLLEDQYLSDGVYREKLSKMVTIVDEAFLAGKKFAQTYSQKDEGPDAKIVKPTIPVLNKKDNLDITYKESIGAHLTAQNIIDVTKKVEDMNTTVPHNAIKVDAIAQIEKLYVELKKLLDEGKISQTLYHKLTSNEKFKLHAEDIEDINKLNQEDVKELILRYKIEAPIETTKKSTNIEQPEPQTKPINLEIEAKTVPKLAAATIALKKSDKRSWNVSDLTSDWIHLPFMKSSARKIDISKIHWRDREALQFMRGIMDECTHLSNFSVPYDTSLIIAVCAKHDAYVPREDVGTLEEIWPGAEVRYVDAGHVTAYILHQSLFRACIKEAFERSKRKWKDGKHVNWR, encoded by the exons ATGTCTGCAAGTAAACTAGATGCCGTCTATAGAAGTATTCTCTTAACCAAATTCTTTACTAAAGGATGGGGCAAACCAGAAAATTTGCGTAG GTTATTTGAGTTCCGAAAAGTGGTTTCTAATAGAGATGAATGCTTCAAATTAATAGACAAAGATTACCCTGTGACCATCACCAAG GAAGAATGTCTCTCCGATTGCCGATTTGTGGAAGGTTTCTTCATGACTCCTCTAGAAAAATTCCTGCCCGGTATAGTTCCTCAAATAGCCCAGAAAGCTCATTTCCAGGCCCTGCTCCCGGTGCACTGGCCTGAACCTGGAGTCAAACCAGTATGCTTGCACCTGGCAGGTACCGGTGATCAT tttTTCTGGCGGCGGAGAAACCTGATGGTGAAGCCACTTCTCAAAGAGGCGGGCATCGGCGGTATCATCCTGGAGAATCCATTCTATGGACTAAGGAAGCCCACCGACCAAAT ACGTTCGTCTCTCCACAACGTGTCCGACATTTTCGTGATGGGCGGGTGCCTCATTCTGGAGTCTCTGGTACTATTTCACTGGTGTGAGCGGAATGGCCTTGGTCCCCTCGGCGTCACGGGGCTTTCCATGGGCGGACAC ATGGCGTCCCTAGCAGCTACAAATTGGCCCAAGCCCCTCGTGTTGGTGCCGTGCCTTTCATGGTCTACAGCTTCAGCAGTTTTTCTACAG GGCGTAATGTCCCAATCAATAAACTGGGACCTTCTAGAAGACCAATACCTCTCAGACGGCGTCTACAGAGAAAAACTATCCAAAATGGTGACCATAGTCGACGAGGCTTTCCTAGCCGGCAAGAAATTCGCACAAACGTATTCCCAAAAAGACGAAGGCCCAGACGCAAAAATAGTTAAACCGACCATACCAGtgcttaataaaaaagataatctAGATATAACATATAAAGAGTCTATAGGTGCTCATCTGACAgctcaaaatataatagatgTAACGAAGAAAGTTGAAGACATGAACACAACTGTGCCCCACAACGCAATTAAAGTCGATGCAATAGCACAAATTGAGAAACTCTATGTGGAACTGAAGAAATTGCTTGATGAAGGCAAAATAAGCCAGACTTTATACCACAAGTTGACTTCGAATGAAAAGTTTAAGTTGCACGCTGAAGATATAGAGGATATAAACAAGTTAAACCAGGAGGATGTGAAAGAGTTGATACTCAGATATAAAATCG AAGCTCCTATAgaaactacaaaaaaatccACGAATATCGAGCAGCCAGAACCACAGACAAAACCGATAAATTTGGAAATTGAAGCGAAGACAGTACCAAAGTTAGCCGCAGCGACGATTGCGTTGAAGAAATCGGACAAACGATCGTGGAATGTCTCAGATTTGACCTCGGATTGGATACATTTACCTTTCATGAAGTCGAGCGCGAGAAAGATAGATATAAGCAAGATTCATTGGAGAGATAGAGAGGCACTGCAGTTCATGAGGGGAATTATGGACGAGTGCACCCATCTGAGTAATTTTTCTGTGCCATACGACACTTCGTTAATTATAG CGGTGTGCGCGAAACATGACGCTTACGTGCCGCGGGAGGACGTGGGCACCCTGGAGGAGATCTGGCCCGGCGCGGAGGTGCGCTATGTGGACGCGGGCCACGTCACCGCCTACATACTACACCAGTCGCTCTTCAG AGCATGCATAAAAGAAGCATTCGAGCGATCAAAGAGGAAATGGAAAGATGGCAAGCACGTCAACTGGCGGTAA
- the LOC128679253 gene encoding protein ABHD18 isoform X2: MSASKLDAVYRSILLTKFFTKGWGKPENLRRLFEFRKVVSNRDECFKLIDKDYPVTITKEECLSDCRFVEGFFMTPLEKFLPGIVPQIAQKAHFQALLPVHWPEPGVKPVCLHLAGTGDHFFWRRRNLMVKPLLKEAGIGGIILENPFYGLRKPTDQIRSSLHNVSDIFVMGGCLILESLVLFHWCERNGLGPLGVTGLSMGGHMASLAATNWPKPLVLVPCLSWSTASAVFLQGVMSQSINWDLLEDQYLSDGVYREKLSKMVTIVDEAFLAGKKFAQTYSQKDEGPDAKIVKPTIPVLNKKDNLDITYKESIGAHLTAQNIIDVTKKVEDMNTTVPHNAIKVDAIAQIEKLYVELKKLLDEGKISQTLYHKLTSNEKFKLHAEDIEDINKLNQEDVKELILRYKIVEAPIETTKKSTNIEQPEPQTKPINLEIEAKTVPKLAAATIALKKSDKRSWNVSDLTSDWIHLPFMKSSARKIDISKIHWRDREALQFMRGIMDECTHLSNFSVPYDTSLIIAVCAKHDAYVPREDVGTLEEIWPGAEVRYVDAGHVTAYILHQSLFRACIKEAFERSKRKWKDGKHVNWR, translated from the exons ATGTCTGCAAGTAAACTAGATGCCGTCTATAGAAGTATTCTCTTAACCAAATTCTTTACTAAAGGATGGGGCAAACCAGAAAATTTGCGTAG GTTATTTGAGTTCCGAAAAGTGGTTTCTAATAGAGATGAATGCTTCAAATTAATAGACAAAGATTACCCTGTGACCATCACCAAG GAAGAATGTCTCTCCGATTGCCGATTTGTGGAAGGTTTCTTCATGACTCCTCTAGAAAAATTCCTGCCCGGTATAGTTCCTCAAATAGCCCAGAAAGCTCATTTCCAGGCCCTGCTCCCGGTGCACTGGCCTGAACCTGGAGTCAAACCAGTATGCTTGCACCTGGCAGGTACCGGTGATCAT tttTTCTGGCGGCGGAGAAACCTGATGGTGAAGCCACTTCTCAAAGAGGCGGGCATCGGCGGTATCATCCTGGAGAATCCATTCTATGGACTAAGGAAGCCCACCGACCAAAT ACGTTCGTCTCTCCACAACGTGTCCGACATTTTCGTGATGGGCGGGTGCCTCATTCTGGAGTCTCTGGTACTATTTCACTGGTGTGAGCGGAATGGCCTTGGTCCCCTCGGCGTCACGGGGCTTTCCATGGGCGGACAC ATGGCGTCCCTAGCAGCTACAAATTGGCCCAAGCCCCTCGTGTTGGTGCCGTGCCTTTCATGGTCTACAGCTTCAGCAGTTTTTCTACAG GGCGTAATGTCCCAATCAATAAACTGGGACCTTCTAGAAGACCAATACCTCTCAGACGGCGTCTACAGAGAAAAACTATCCAAAATGGTGACCATAGTCGACGAGGCTTTCCTAGCCGGCAAGAAATTCGCACAAACGTATTCCCAAAAAGACGAAGGCCCAGACGCAAAAATAGTTAAACCGACCATACCAGtgcttaataaaaaagataatctAGATATAACATATAAAGAGTCTATAGGTGCTCATCTGACAgctcaaaatataatagatgTAACGAAGAAAGTTGAAGACATGAACACAACTGTGCCCCACAACGCAATTAAAGTCGATGCAATAGCACAAATTGAGAAACTCTATGTGGAACTGAAGAAATTGCTTGATGAAGGCAAAATAAGCCAGACTTTATACCACAAGTTGACTTCGAATGAAAAGTTTAAGTTGCACGCTGAAGATATAGAGGATATAAACAAGTTAAACCAGGAGGATGTGAAAGAGTTGATACTCAGATATAAAATCG TAGAAGCTCCTATAgaaactacaaaaaaatccACGAATATCGAGCAGCCAGAACCACAGACAAAACCGATAAATTTGGAAATTGAAGCGAAGACAGTACCAAAGTTAGCCGCAGCGACGATTGCGTTGAAGAAATCGGACAAACGATCGTGGAATGTCTCAGATTTGACCTCGGATTGGATACATTTACCTTTCATGAAGTCGAGCGCGAGAAAGATAGATATAAGCAAGATTCATTGGAGAGATAGAGAGGCACTGCAGTTCATGAGGGGAATTATGGACGAGTGCACCCATCTGAGTAATTTTTCTGTGCCATACGACACTTCGTTAATTATAG CGGTGTGCGCGAAACATGACGCTTACGTGCCGCGGGAGGACGTGGGCACCCTGGAGGAGATCTGGCCCGGCGCGGAGGTGCGCTATGTGGACGCGGGCCACGTCACCGCCTACATACTACACCAGTCGCTCTTCAG AGCATGCATAAAAGAAGCATTCGAGCGATCAAAGAGGAAATGGAAAGATGGCAAGCACGTCAACTGGCGGTAA
- the LOC128679253 gene encoding protein ABHD18 isoform X4 has protein sequence MGQTRKFALFEFRKVVSNRDECFKLIDKDYPVTITKEECLSDCRFVEGFFMTPLEKFLPGIVPQIAQKAHFQALLPVHWPEPGVKPVCLHLAGTGDHFFWRRRNLMVKPLLKEAGIGGIILENPFYGLRKPTDQIRSSLHNVSDIFVMGGCLILESLVLFHWCERNGLGPLGVTGLSMGGHMASLAATNWPKPLVLVPCLSWSTASAVFLQGVMSQSINWDLLEDQYLSDGVYREKLSKMVTIVDEAFLAGKKFAQTYSQKDEGPDAKIVKPTIPVLNKKDNLDITYKESIGAHLTAQNIIDVTKKVEDMNTTVPHNAIKVDAIAQIEKLYVELKKLLDEGKISQTLYHKLTSNEKFKLHAEDIEDINKLNQEDVKELILRYKIESIKNDIPISVEAPIETTKKSTNIEQPEPQTKPINLEIEAKTVPKLAAATIALKKSDKRSWNVSDLTSDWIHLPFMKSSARKIDISKIHWRDREALQFMRGIMDECTHLSNFSVPYDTSLIIAVCAKHDAYVPREDVGTLEEIWPGAEVRYVDAGHVTAYILHQSLFRACIKEAFERSKRKWKDGKHVNWR, from the exons ATGGGGCAAACCAGAAAATTTGC GTTATTTGAGTTCCGAAAAGTGGTTTCTAATAGAGATGAATGCTTCAAATTAATAGACAAAGATTACCCTGTGACCATCACCAAG GAAGAATGTCTCTCCGATTGCCGATTTGTGGAAGGTTTCTTCATGACTCCTCTAGAAAAATTCCTGCCCGGTATAGTTCCTCAAATAGCCCAGAAAGCTCATTTCCAGGCCCTGCTCCCGGTGCACTGGCCTGAACCTGGAGTCAAACCAGTATGCTTGCACCTGGCAGGTACCGGTGATCAT tttTTCTGGCGGCGGAGAAACCTGATGGTGAAGCCACTTCTCAAAGAGGCGGGCATCGGCGGTATCATCCTGGAGAATCCATTCTATGGACTAAGGAAGCCCACCGACCAAAT ACGTTCGTCTCTCCACAACGTGTCCGACATTTTCGTGATGGGCGGGTGCCTCATTCTGGAGTCTCTGGTACTATTTCACTGGTGTGAGCGGAATGGCCTTGGTCCCCTCGGCGTCACGGGGCTTTCCATGGGCGGACAC ATGGCGTCCCTAGCAGCTACAAATTGGCCCAAGCCCCTCGTGTTGGTGCCGTGCCTTTCATGGTCTACAGCTTCAGCAGTTTTTCTACAG GGCGTAATGTCCCAATCAATAAACTGGGACCTTCTAGAAGACCAATACCTCTCAGACGGCGTCTACAGAGAAAAACTATCCAAAATGGTGACCATAGTCGACGAGGCTTTCCTAGCCGGCAAGAAATTCGCACAAACGTATTCCCAAAAAGACGAAGGCCCAGACGCAAAAATAGTTAAACCGACCATACCAGtgcttaataaaaaagataatctAGATATAACATATAAAGAGTCTATAGGTGCTCATCTGACAgctcaaaatataatagatgTAACGAAGAAAGTTGAAGACATGAACACAACTGTGCCCCACAACGCAATTAAAGTCGATGCAATAGCACAAATTGAGAAACTCTATGTGGAACTGAAGAAATTGCTTGATGAAGGCAAAATAAGCCAGACTTTATACCACAAGTTGACTTCGAATGAAAAGTTTAAGTTGCACGCTGAAGATATAGAGGATATAAACAAGTTAAACCAGGAGGATGTGAAAGAGTTGATACTCAGATATAAAATCG AAAGTATAAAGAATGACATACCTATTTCAGTAGAAGCTCCTATAgaaactacaaaaaaatccACGAATATCGAGCAGCCAGAACCACAGACAAAACCGATAAATTTGGAAATTGAAGCGAAGACAGTACCAAAGTTAGCCGCAGCGACGATTGCGTTGAAGAAATCGGACAAACGATCGTGGAATGTCTCAGATTTGACCTCGGATTGGATACATTTACCTTTCATGAAGTCGAGCGCGAGAAAGATAGATATAAGCAAGATTCATTGGAGAGATAGAGAGGCACTGCAGTTCATGAGGGGAATTATGGACGAGTGCACCCATCTGAGTAATTTTTCTGTGCCATACGACACTTCGTTAATTATAG CGGTGTGCGCGAAACATGACGCTTACGTGCCGCGGGAGGACGTGGGCACCCTGGAGGAGATCTGGCCCGGCGCGGAGGTGCGCTATGTGGACGCGGGCCACGTCACCGCCTACATACTACACCAGTCGCTCTTCAG AGCATGCATAAAAGAAGCATTCGAGCGATCAAAGAGGAAATGGAAAGATGGCAAGCACGTCAACTGGCGGTAA